In Actinomadura citrea, a single window of DNA contains:
- a CDS encoding SWIM zinc finger family protein, translated as MRDRWSREQVLGLASDASSAKAAGGVAKPAKWAGTGCDDEAVWGECQGSGRSSYRTCADLTGPAFRCTCPSRKFPCKHALALLFMWADGLIEAEGAPGGAGGRPPAGDTEAEGAPGGAEGRPSAADDTEAEGAPGARGGRPGWVAEWVEDRRERAGRAAERRAASAARVRDPKTAERRARRVDDGLAELDQWLRDQVAHGLAQAEKAPYRLWDDAARRLVDAQAGALAGPVRGLAAIPRRPGWPGRLLEEYALLRLLVRAYRRQEELPEGLRETVRSRVGFTVPQEEVLSGGERVRDLWSVTGSRDTAQDLLTTRRVWLRGSRTGRPALVLSFAAPGTSLDGSLVAGTQVDAELAFYPGAQPLRALVAERYGAPMRGTPAGTSVRGFLDEHAAALALDPWLDRWPATLEDVRLARTGGGDLHVVDGAGDALPLRMGDPWRLLALSGGGAVTLAGEWRPRGLRPLTAWHEDEGTVIL; from the coding sequence GTGAGGGATCGGTGGTCTCGTGAGCAGGTGCTCGGGCTCGCGTCCGACGCGTCGTCCGCCAAGGCGGCGGGCGGTGTCGCCAAGCCCGCCAAGTGGGCGGGCACGGGGTGCGACGACGAGGCCGTGTGGGGCGAGTGCCAGGGCAGCGGCAGGTCCTCCTACCGGACGTGCGCCGACCTGACCGGCCCGGCGTTCCGGTGCACGTGCCCGAGCCGGAAGTTCCCGTGCAAGCACGCCTTGGCTCTGTTGTTCATGTGGGCGGACGGCCTCATAGAGGCCGAAGGCGCCCCGGGGGGTGCGGGGGGTCGCCCCCCCGCCGGCGACACAGAAGCCGAAGGCGCACCGGGAGGTGCGGAGGGCCGTCCCTCAGCCGCCGACGACACAGAAGCCGAAGGCGCACCGGGGGCGCGAGGGGGTCGTCCCGGGTGGGTCGCGGAGTGGGTCGAGGACCGCCGGGAGCGGGCCGGCCGGGCGGCCGAGCGGCGGGCCGCGTCGGCGGCCCGGGTCCGCGATCCGAAGACGGCGGAGCGGCGGGCCAGGCGGGTCGACGACGGGCTCGCCGAGCTGGACCAGTGGCTCCGCGACCAGGTCGCGCACGGGCTCGCGCAGGCGGAGAAGGCTCCCTACCGGCTGTGGGACGACGCGGCGCGGCGGCTCGTCGACGCGCAGGCGGGGGCCCTCGCGGGGCCGGTCAGGGGCCTGGCCGCGATCCCGCGCCGGCCCGGCTGGCCGGGGCGGCTGCTGGAGGAGTACGCGCTGCTGCGGCTGCTCGTCCGGGCCTACCGGCGGCAGGAGGAGCTGCCCGAGGGGCTGCGCGAGACCGTCCGCTCGCGGGTCGGGTTCACCGTCCCGCAGGAGGAGGTGCTCTCCGGCGGCGAGCGCGTCCGGGACCTGTGGTCGGTGACCGGGTCGCGCGACACCGCGCAGGACCTGCTCACCACGCGGCGGGTGTGGCTCCGCGGGAGCCGGACGGGGCGCCCCGCGCTCGTGTTGTCCTTCGCCGCACCGGGCACATCCCTGGACGGATCGCTCGTCGCGGGTACGCAGGTCGATGCGGAGCTGGCCTTCTACCCTGGCGCGCAGCCGCTGCGGGCTCTGGTCGCCGAGCGGTACGGGGCGCCCATGCGGGGCACGCCCGCGGGGACGTCGGTCCGGGGCTTCCTGGACGAGCACGCGGCGGCACTCGCGCTCGACCCGTGGCTTGACCGCTGGCCCGCGACGCTGGAGGACGTCCGCCTGGCGCGCACCGGAGGAGGAGACCTGCACGTCGTCGACGGCGCCGGGGACGCGCTGCCACTGCGGATGGGCGATCCGTGGCGGTTGCTCGCGCTGTCGGGCGGCGGGGCGGTCACCCTGGCCGGGGAGTGGCGCCCGCGCGGCCTGCGCCCGCTGACCGCGTGGCACGAGGACGAGGGGACGGTGATCCTGTGA
- a CDS encoding DUF5691 domain-containing protein has product MTAWDEHVTAALLGTERRDPPALAEARGDDGGQDGGKAGRLLDQAALLAVRRRAGQVPSGAAPEPVALAPVEDVPAVPRAAAARLRRILGGEQIRVLPEWLDAAAARGLRVPAQSLPDLLERGRSDRMLRPSIARACGRRGVWLALQNTDWAYLVGSGDDPGGGPEVWETGSRNRRVAYLTMLRETEPERARELLQGTWAKEPAPDRAAFIATFAHGLSLDDEGFLEGALGDRGKDVRQLASDLLARLPGSAYGERMAVRARACLTAEERTVRGREQTWIRVEPPAAHDEDLARDGVPFHPTGSFAPRGGGSPVGTRAAWLREILARTPLSTWTELFGLPPMEIVCLPVSDSDGRDVHIGWARAALGQRDTGWARALLRGGVMVDEPEALADLLSVLPGPERDPAAADLIRWVEGRPGLLRVLERVPGPWAGPLAAAVVGTLNASAELPTRRDEHLITQLCRLADQRLDPAAATRLAALGPAAPRAVTDLIATLRFRDEMLKELDQ; this is encoded by the coding sequence GTGACGGCGTGGGACGAGCACGTCACCGCCGCGCTGCTGGGCACCGAGCGCCGCGACCCGCCCGCCCTGGCGGAGGCGCGCGGCGACGACGGCGGCCAGGACGGCGGCAAGGCGGGGCGGCTGCTCGACCAGGCGGCGCTGCTGGCCGTGCGGCGGCGGGCGGGGCAGGTCCCGTCGGGCGCGGCCCCCGAGCCGGTGGCGCTGGCCCCGGTGGAGGACGTCCCGGCGGTTCCGAGGGCGGCGGCGGCCCGGCTGCGGCGGATCCTCGGCGGTGAGCAGATCCGGGTGCTGCCCGAATGGCTGGACGCGGCGGCCGCCCGGGGCCTGCGGGTGCCCGCCCAGTCGCTTCCCGACCTGCTGGAGCGGGGGCGCAGCGACCGGATGCTGCGGCCGTCGATCGCGCGGGCGTGCGGGCGGCGCGGCGTGTGGCTGGCCCTGCAGAACACGGACTGGGCCTACCTGGTGGGTTCCGGTGACGACCCCGGCGGCGGCCCCGAAGTGTGGGAGACCGGGTCGCGCAACCGGCGGGTGGCCTACCTGACCATGCTTCGCGAGACCGAGCCAGAGCGCGCGCGGGAGCTCCTCCAGGGGACCTGGGCCAAGGAACCGGCGCCCGATCGCGCGGCGTTCATCGCCACCTTCGCGCATGGGCTTTCCCTCGACGACGAGGGGTTCCTTGAGGGGGCCTTGGGCGACCGCGGGAAGGACGTGCGGCAACTGGCGTCCGACCTGCTGGCCCGCCTGCCGGGCTCCGCGTACGGGGAGCGCATGGCGGTGCGCGCCCGTGCCTGCCTGACCGCCGAGGAGCGCACGGTCCGGGGCCGCGAGCAGACGTGGATCCGGGTGGAGCCGCCGGCCGCCCACGACGAGGACCTGGCCCGCGACGGCGTCCCGTTCCATCCGACCGGGTCGTTCGCGCCGCGCGGCGGGGGCTCGCCGGTGGGGACGCGGGCCGCGTGGCTGCGCGAGATCCTGGCCCGCACCCCGCTGTCCACCTGGACGGAGCTGTTCGGGCTGCCGCCCATGGAGATCGTGTGCCTGCCCGTCTCCGACTCCGACGGGCGCGACGTCCACATCGGCTGGGCCCGCGCCGCCCTCGGCCAGCGCGACACCGGATGGGCGCGGGCGCTGCTCAGGGGCGGCGTCATGGTGGACGAGCCGGAGGCCCTCGCCGACCTGCTGTCGGTCCTGCCCGGCCCGGAGCGCGACCCGGCGGCGGCCGACCTGATCCGCTGGGTGGAGGGGCGTCCCGGTCTGCTGCGGGTCCTGGAACGGGTGCCCGGTCCGTGGGCCGGGCCGCTCGCGGCGGCGGTGGTCGGGACGCTGAACGCCTCCGCCGAGCTCCCCACCCGCCGCGACGAGCACCTGATCACGCAGCTGTGCCGGCTCGCCGACCAGCGGCTCGACCCGGCCGCCGCGACCCGCCTGGCGGCCCTCGGACCGGCCGCACCGCGGGCCGTCACCGACCTGATCGCGACCCTGCGTTTCCGCGACGAGATGCTGAAGGAGCTTGACCAGTGA
- a CDS encoding ATP-binding protein, whose translation MLRPHAEQEHAGELARLAEHDDRPRPPGWRLSPWAVTTYLLGGELPDGSAISPKYVGPRRLMEVAVATLATDRALLLLGVPGTAKTWVSEHLAAAVSGDSTLLVQGTAGTAEEAIRYGWNYARLLAEGPSERALVESPLMRAMRRGAVARIEELTRMPSDVQDTLITVLSEKTLPVPELNTEVQARRGFTVIATANDRDRGVNELSSALRRRFNTVVLPLPESVEDEVAIVARRVDQIGAGLELPESPAGLEEIRRVVTVFRELRSGATADGRTKLKSPSGTLSTAEAISVITSGLALAAHFGDGVLRAADVAGGIVGAVVQDPVSDRVVWQEYLEAVVRDRPEWRDFYRACREVS comes from the coding sequence GTGCTGCGGCCGCACGCCGAGCAGGAGCACGCCGGCGAGCTGGCGCGGCTGGCCGAGCACGACGACCGGCCCCGGCCGCCCGGCTGGCGGCTGTCGCCCTGGGCGGTCACCACGTACCTCCTCGGCGGGGAGCTGCCGGACGGCTCGGCGATCAGCCCGAAGTACGTGGGGCCGCGCCGGCTGATGGAGGTCGCGGTGGCGACGCTCGCGACCGACCGGGCGCTGCTGCTCCTCGGCGTCCCCGGCACGGCGAAGACCTGGGTGTCCGAGCACCTCGCCGCCGCGGTCAGCGGTGACTCCACGCTGCTCGTGCAGGGGACGGCGGGCACGGCGGAGGAGGCGATCCGCTACGGCTGGAACTACGCGCGGCTGCTCGCCGAAGGACCCTCGGAGCGGGCGCTGGTGGAGAGCCCGCTGATGCGCGCGATGCGGCGCGGCGCCGTCGCCCGCATCGAGGAGCTGACCCGGATGCCCTCCGACGTCCAGGACACCCTCATCACCGTCCTGTCGGAGAAGACCCTGCCCGTCCCCGAGCTGAACACCGAGGTGCAGGCGCGCAGGGGCTTCACGGTGATCGCGACCGCCAACGACCGCGACCGGGGCGTCAACGAGCTGTCCAGCGCGCTGCGCCGCCGGTTCAACACGGTCGTGCTCCCGCTGCCGGAGTCCGTCGAGGACGAGGTCGCGATCGTCGCGCGTCGCGTCGACCAGATCGGCGCCGGGCTGGAGCTGCCCGAGAGCCCGGCGGGCCTGGAGGAGATCCGGCGGGTCGTCACGGTGTTCCGGGAGCTGCGGTCCGGGGCCACGGCCGACGGGCGCACCAAGCTGAAGTCGCCCAGCGGGACCCTCAGCACCGCCGAGGCCATCTCGGTGATCACCAGCGGGCTGGCCCTGGCCGCGCACTTCGGCGACGGCGTGCTGCGCGCCGCCGACGTGGCGGGCGGGATCGTCGGCGCCGTCGTCCAGGACCCGGTGTCCGACCGCGTCGTGTGGCAGGAGTACCTGGAGGCGGTCGTCCGGGACCGGCCCGAGTGGCGGGACTTCTACCGCGCCTGCCGGGAGGTCTCTTGA
- a CDS encoding DUF5682 family protein, whose protein sequence is MSQVEVFGIRHHGPGSARALRGALEDFKPDAVLVEGPPEADAIVELAGEPGMVPPVALLAYSPAPADGDRRAAFWPFAEFSPEWQAIRYALSEGVPVRFCDLPAANQLVPAEEEPPEEGIRLDPLGWLAKAAGYDDAERWWDDVVEHRHGGPSPFPAIAEAMAELRGELEPAPREERREAHMRRTVRRALKEGHERVAVVCGAWHVPALRAKVPASRDDGTLRGLPKTKVAMTWVPWTHGRLAGWSGYGAGVRSPGWYHHLFAARDRPIERWLTAAARVLREEDLHVSSAHVIEAVRLAEALAALRGRPLAGLDEVTEATRAVLCEGADLPVRLIQDRMVVGERLGAVPERTPMVPLQRDLQAEQRRLRLKPTALDKEQDLDLRKPTDLERSRLLHRLRMLDVNWGVPSESRSKGTFRETWTLAWRPEFDVELIEASAWGTTVRGASTARAREAAESATALADLTSVAERCLLADLGDALPAVMRALADRAAVDTDVAHLMAAMPALVRALRYGDVRGTSTGPLHTVVDGLVVRVCVGLPPAITGLDDDAAREFLGHVDAVHGALALLADEAHIERWRRTMEGLLGRPDTLHGLIEGRLTRLLLDAGRLHDVPDRMARAVSVGAAPDRAAAWVEGFLAGGGLLLMHDEALLRLVDEWIAGLPADAFTDVLPLLRRTFGAYPAAERRAIGERLRRRGRAPAGRARPPEDDVDEARAAPAAATALRILGWEKPS, encoded by the coding sequence TTGAGCCAGGTCGAAGTCTTCGGCATCCGGCACCACGGGCCGGGCTCGGCCCGCGCGCTGCGGGGTGCGCTGGAGGACTTCAAGCCGGACGCGGTGCTGGTCGAGGGGCCGCCCGAGGCCGATGCGATCGTGGAGCTGGCGGGCGAGCCGGGGATGGTGCCGCCGGTCGCGCTGCTCGCCTACTCCCCCGCACCCGCCGACGGCGACCGCAGGGCCGCGTTCTGGCCCTTCGCCGAGTTCAGCCCGGAATGGCAGGCGATCAGGTACGCGCTGTCGGAGGGCGTGCCCGTCCGGTTCTGCGACCTGCCCGCCGCGAACCAGCTCGTCCCGGCGGAGGAGGAGCCGCCCGAGGAGGGCATCAGGCTCGACCCGCTCGGCTGGCTGGCGAAGGCCGCCGGGTACGACGACGCCGAGCGGTGGTGGGACGACGTGGTCGAGCACCGCCACGGCGGCCCGTCCCCGTTCCCCGCCATCGCCGAGGCCATGGCGGAGCTGCGCGGCGAGCTCGAACCGGCGCCGAGGGAGGAGCGGCGCGAGGCCCACATGCGCCGGACGGTGCGCCGCGCCCTCAAGGAGGGCCACGAGCGGGTCGCCGTGGTCTGCGGGGCGTGGCACGTCCCGGCCCTGCGCGCCAAGGTCCCCGCGAGCCGCGACGACGGCACGCTGCGCGGCCTGCCGAAGACCAAGGTCGCCATGACGTGGGTGCCGTGGACGCACGGGCGCCTCGCCGGATGGTCCGGCTACGGCGCCGGCGTGCGCTCCCCCGGCTGGTACCACCACCTGTTCGCGGCCCGCGACCGCCCGATCGAGCGCTGGCTGACCGCCGCCGCCCGCGTCCTGCGCGAGGAGGACCTGCACGTCTCCTCCGCGCACGTGATCGAGGCCGTCCGGCTCGCCGAGGCCCTGGCCGCGCTGCGCGGGCGCCCCCTCGCCGGGCTGGACGAGGTCACCGAGGCGACCCGGGCCGTCCTGTGCGAGGGCGCCGACCTGCCCGTCCGGCTCATCCAGGACCGGATGGTGGTCGGCGAGCGGCTCGGCGCGGTCCCGGAGCGGACGCCGATGGTGCCGCTGCAGCGCGACCTGCAGGCCGAGCAGCGGCGGCTCAGGTTGAAGCCGACCGCGCTCGACAAGGAGCAGGACCTCGACCTGCGCAAGCCCACCGACCTGGAGCGCAGCCGCCTGCTGCACCGGCTCCGCATGCTGGACGTGAACTGGGGCGTCCCGTCGGAGAGCCGCTCCAAGGGCACGTTCCGCGAGACGTGGACGCTGGCCTGGCGGCCCGAGTTCGACGTGGAGCTGATCGAGGCGAGCGCGTGGGGCACCACCGTGCGCGGTGCGAGCACCGCCCGCGCTAGGGAGGCGGCCGAGAGCGCCACCGCCCTCGCCGACCTCACCTCCGTTGCCGAGCGCTGCCTGCTCGCCGACCTCGGCGACGCGCTCCCCGCGGTCATGCGCGCCCTCGCCGACCGCGCCGCGGTCGACACCGACGTCGCGCACCTGATGGCGGCGATGCCCGCGCTGGTCCGCGCGCTGCGCTACGGCGACGTCCGCGGCACCTCCACCGGCCCGCTCCACACGGTGGTCGACGGCCTCGTCGTCCGCGTCTGCGTCGGGCTCCCGCCCGCGATCACCGGGCTGGACGACGACGCCGCCCGCGAGTTCCTCGGGCACGTCGACGCCGTCCACGGCGCCCTGGCCCTGCTCGCCGACGAGGCCCACATCGAGCGCTGGCGCCGCACCATGGAGGGCCTGCTCGGCCGTCCCGACACCCTGCACGGCCTCATCGAGGGCCGCCTCACGCGCCTGCTGCTCGACGCCGGGCGGCTGCACGACGTCCCCGACCGGATGGCGCGCGCCGTGTCCGTCGGCGCGGCGCCCGACCGCGCCGCCGCCTGGGTCGAGGGGTTCCTCGCGGGCGGCGGCCTCCTGCTCATGCACGACGAGGCGCTCCTGCGGCTCGTCGACGAGTGGATCGCC